Sequence from the Sulfuracidifex tepidarius genome:
TCTCTTATCCTCTTGAAGGTAACCAAGTCGGGTTGCCCTATGCCGAAGTTAATAGTCTTAATTCCTTTTTCCTTACTTACTTTCCTCGCTATTTCCTGATAAACTAGGGTAGACTCACCTGCTAGTTCCTGCACATTGGATGCGAAATTAAAGGACACAGGAAAGGTTTATTTTACTTCATATAAATTCTTTGATTTTCTCTGGCTCTCTCATCAAGAAAGAACCTATCAGAAAGGCGTCAGCACCAGCTTTCTTAAGCTCGAGAATTTGATCCCTGCTTTGGATCCCGCTCTCAGCTACCTTTATCACGTCCTTAGGAGCAGAGGCAATGAGTTCCCTCTGCTTGTCGTGGTCGATCTCGAGCGTGACCAGATTCCTAGAGTTAAAGCCAATTAACTTAGCTCCGCACCTTAGAGCTATATCAAGGTCGTCTTTGTCGTGAACTTCTACAAGAGCTTCCATTTTGAAACTTCTGACGTATTCTATTAAACCTTCCAACTCCCTTTCTGTGAGTACTCTTACTATCAAGAGCACGAAGTCCGCACCAAGGTTGTAACCGCTGTCCACTTGACTCTCAGAGACCACGAAGTCCTTCATGAGGATCGGTATGTCTACCACGTCTGCAATAGACCTCAGTAAGTCGTAAGATCCCTTGAAGAACTTCTCCTCTGTAAGGACACTGATCCCTACAGCGTAGTTTCTCATGAACTTAGCGTAAGCTACCGGGTCGCCTTCTGCGGAAAACCCTGAAGGAGAATTTCTCTTGAACTCGGCTATTATAGAGTTTATGTTGTTCCTTTGGAATTCCATTATCCTTTCAATAATATTGTATATTGGTCTCCTCCTTTCTGTTGAAATATACCCCCTTTTCATCGAGTTCTCTACGACGTCCTTGAGCCATCCTTGCAGATACCTAGGCATCACATTACCCTATTAAGAAAATTAAAAAATATTTTGCGCCCCACTTCTGTCCCTACGCTTTCAGGATGGAACTGAACTCCAAAGATGTTAAATTTAGAGTGATGAACTGCCATTATCTCACCGTCCTCTGAAATGGCGTCTACTATCAAAGGTTCCTTTACGTCGTCAATTACCAAGCTATGGTATCTGGTACCATTGAAGGTGTTAGGTATGCCAGCAAAGATTGGAACGTCATTCCCTAAGAGCCTTATCTCACTCACCTTACCATGGTAGACCTTTCTGGCTTTCCTTATTTTAGCGCCATAAACGTAGCCTATTGTCTGATGACCTAGACAGACACCTAATATCGGGGTTCCTTCCTCCCCCATGTCTTTAATTACATCTGATACTATACCTATGTCTTCCTTTTTCTCCGGGGTACCAGGGCCGGGGGATATGATGATCTTATCTGGGGATATTCTTCTCACCCCTGAGAG
This genomic interval carries:
- the trpC gene encoding indole-3-glycerol phosphate synthase TrpC, producing MPRYLQGWLKDVVENSMKRGYISTERRRPIYNIIERIMEFQRNNINSIIAEFKRNSPSGFSAEGDPVAYAKFMRNYAVGISVLTEEKFFKGSYDLLRSIADVVDIPILMKDFVVSESQVDSGYNLGADFVLLIVRVLTERELEGLIEYVRSFKMEALVEVHDKDDLDIALRCGAKLIGFNSRNLVTLEIDHDKQRELIASAPKDVIKVAESGIQSRDQILELKKAGADAFLIGSFLMREPEKIKEFI
- a CDS encoding anthranilate synthase component II, with protein sequence MSDLVLIIDNYDSFVYNIAQAVGELGSTPIVVRNDEITLSGVRRISPDKIIISPGPGTPEKKEDIGIVSDVIKDMGEEGTPILGVCLGHQTIGYVYGAKIRKARKVYHGKVSEIRLLGNDVPIFAGIPNTFNGTRYHSLVIDDVKEPLIVDAISEDGEIMAVHHSKFNIFGVQFHPESVGTEVGRKIFFNFLNRVM